Part of the Haloarcula laminariae genome is shown below.
GACTTTGGCTTGACGCCGCGGGCCGTCGCCGCCTTCGCCGTCGCCGGGCTGTTGGGGTCGCTGCTCGCCCGGGCCGCGCTCTTCGTCGGCATCCACCGGCTGGGGGCGAGCCGTGCCGAGCCGCTGAAGTCGACGTTTCCGCTGGTGGCCGTCGGCTCGGCCGTGCTGGTGCTTGGCGAACCGCTGACGCCGCTACTCGTCGTCGGCGTGGGGCTGCTCGTGGCGGGAGCCGCCGCGGTGTCGGGCGACGCCCGCGCCAGCGTGGCGACTGCCTCGGGGGCCGACATCGCCTTCCCGCTGGCCGCGGCGCTCTTGCTCGGCATCGACCCGGTGTTCACCAAGGTCGGCTTCGCCGAGGGGACGCCGCCGCTGGTCGGCGTGACCGTCCGCGTCCTCGCGGCCGCGGGCGGTTTCGCCGGTTATCTCCTCTGGCGGCGGCTCCGCGGCCGGGGGTACCGTCCGGCGCGACCGACCCGCGCCGCGCTCCTCGCCGGCGTCGCCAACACGGTGTACCTGTCGGCGTATCTGGCCGCCCTCTCACGCGTGTCCGTCTCGCTCGTCGCGCCGGTGCTGGGTGCGAGCCCGCTGCTCGTCCTGCTTGGCTCGCTGGTTCTGACCCCGGACGACGAGCAGGTGACCCCGCGGCTCGGCGCGGCGGTCGCGGTCCTGGTCGCCGGTGTCGTCCTCGTCCTGCAGGCGTGACCCCCGCGTATCGCGATAGTCGCGCCGAAGCGGCCCAGCGCGGACGACGGGCTCACTCCATCTGTCCTTCGGAGGACGGCTCCCGAAGCTCGGGCGGCAGTTCGAGCTGTTTGATACCCGCCCGCTCCTCGATGTCGAACCGGTAGATTGCGGTGGTCCGGGACTCGGCGGCGCGCTCGAACAGGTCGGGGCGCCAGGAGGGGTCCATCCGCTCTTCGAGGGCCTCGCGTTCGGCGTCCGAGACCGCCTCGACGGTCCCAGTCAGGAGCACACTGCGCCAGTTGAACGTCGTCTCGACGCTGTAGACCAGAAACCGCGCGGCGTCGGCCGCCTCAGTCAGCCGCCGTTTCTCGCTCTCGCCGGCCAGCACGTAGACGAAGTACAGCGCGTCCTCCCCGTCGTACCAGTAACTCAGCGGCCGCATGCTCGGTGCGCCGTCGGTCGGGAGCGCGAGCACGCCGACGCTTCGGGACGAGAGCGTCCGCCGGATATCGTCGTCGTCCATCCGATGCATGCCGAACGTGTCAAGTTCGTCAACAGTCATGGGCCGATGTTCGTGTTACGCTATGATAAGCTCTAGCGGGCGGGACGGCGGTCGTGCCTCACGGGTGGGCGCAGTCGAGTCGAAACTGTTCTGCCCCTCGCCGTGGGACAGTCACCAGTGTCGCTGCTTGGCATCTTCGGGACGGCTATTCTCCCCATCGTCGCCGTCGCGGGCGTGGGCTACGCGCTGGGCCGGTTCAAAGGCGTGGATGCCGACGCCCTGAACACCGTCACCGTCTACGTGCTCGCGCCGGCGCTGGTCATCCACAGCCTGGCCACGTCCGAACTGGCCGGCGGGACCATTCTCGCCGTCGCGGGGGC
Proteins encoded:
- a CDS encoding DMT family transporter, with translation MAVDLLGAGLAALATVGLAGQSIAVRQAAKERSITDLVAVVFVVNLLVLLPATAVLSYPDFGLTPRAVAAFAVAGLLGSLLARAALFVGIHRLGASRAEPLKSTFPLVAVGSAVLVLGEPLTPLLVVGVGLLVAGAAAVSGDARASVATASGADIAFPLAAALLLGIDPVFTKVGFAEGTPPLVGVTVRVLAAAGGFAGYLLWRRLRGRGYRPARPTRAALLAGVANTVYLSAYLAALSRVSVSLVAPVLGASPLLVLLGSLVLTPDDEQVTPRLGAAVAVLVAGVVLVLQA
- a CDS encoding pyridoxamine 5'-phosphate oxidase family protein → MTVDELDTFGMHRMDDDDIRRTLSSRSVGVLALPTDGAPSMRPLSYWYDGEDALYFVYVLAGESEKRRLTEAADAARFLVYSVETTFNWRSVLLTGTVEAVSDAEREALEERMDPSWRPDLFERAAESRTTAIYRFDIEERAGIKQLELPPELREPSSEGQME